Genomic window (Pseudomonas sp. L5B5):
CATTCGCCGTGCCTGCCGTCATGGCAACAAGCTGGGCGCAACCGGCGCCTTCTTCTACAAGATCGTCGCGGCCCTGGTGGCCGAGATGGGCGAAGCTTTCCCTGAACTGAAAAAGCAGCAGAGCAATATCGAGCGCGTCCTCAAGGCTGAAGAAGAGCAGTTCTCCAAGACTCTGGAGCATGGCCTGAAGATTCTCGAGCAGGATCTGTCTGAGCTCAAGGGCACCGTGGTGCCGGGCGACGTGGTGTTCAAGCTCTACGACACCTACGGTTTCCCGATGGACCTGACTGCTGACATCGCCCGCGAGCGCGGCCTGACTGTCGATGAAGTCGGATTTGAGCGTGAGATGGAGGCCCAGCGTGTTCGTGCGCGTTCGGCCAGCTCCTTTGCTCTGGACTACAACACGCTGGTCAAGGTCGATGTGGCCACCGAGTTCACCGGTTACCACAGCACCAGCGGTTCGGCGAACGTCGTGGCTATTTATAAAGAAGGCCAGTCGGTCGACGTCTTGAATGAAGGCGAAGAGGCTGTGATCGTTCTGAACCAGACGCCTTTCTACGCCGAATCCGGCGGTCAAGTCGGCGACTGCGGTTTCATTCAGGCCGGCAACAGCCGTTTTGACGTGCGTGATACCACCAAGACCGGCGGCGCATTCCTGCACCACGGCGTGCTGGCGTCGGGCAGCCTGATCGTTGGTGCGCCGGTGCAAACTCAGGTCGAAGCTGACGTGCGCCACGCCACTGCGCTGAACCATTCGGCGACGCACTTGCTGCACGCCGCGTTGCGTCAGGTGCTGGGCGAACACGTACAGCAGAAGGGCTCGCTGGTGGACAGCCAGCGCCTGCGCTTCGACTTCAGTCATTTCGAGGCGATCAAGCCTGAGCAGATCAAGGCACTGGAAGACATCGTCAACGCCGAGATTCGCAAGAACACCCCGGTGGAAACCGAAGAGACCGATATCGATACCGCCAAGAAGAAGGGCGCCATGGCGCTGTTCGGTGAGAAGTACGGCGACAGCGTTCGCGTACTGAGCATGGGTGGCGATTTCTCCGTCGAGCTGTGTGGCGGTATCCACGCCAACCGTACCGGTGATATCGGCCTGCTGAAAATCACCAGTGAAGGCGGCGTGGCTTCCGGTGTGCGGCGTATCGAGGCGGTCACCGGTGCTGCGGCCCTGGCCTACCTCAATGCTGGCGAAGAGCAACTCAAGGAAGCGGCGACCCTGGTCAAGGGCAGCCGTGACAACCTGATCGACAAGCTGTCGGCTGTGCTGGAACGCAACCGCCTGCTGGAGAAACAGCTCGAGCAGTTGCAGGCCAAGGCAGCGGCTGCAGCCGGCGACGACCTGTCTGGCCAGGCCCTGGAGGTCAAAGGGGTGAAAGTCCTGGCGGTGCGCCTTGATGGC
Coding sequences:
- the alaS gene encoding alanine--tRNA ligase, whose translation is MKSAEIREAFLRFFEEQGHTRVASSSLIPGNDPTLLFTNAGMNQFKDCFLGQEKRAYTRATSSQKCVRAGGKNSDLENVGYTARHHTFFEMLGNFSFGDYFKHDAITFAWTFLTGVLKLPKEKLWVTVYASDDEAYDIWTKEIGVPVERMIRIGDNKGAPYASDNFWTMGDTGPCGPCTEIFYDHGDHIWGGPPGSPEEDGDRYIEIWNNVFMQFNRTADGVLHPLPAPSVDTGMGLERISAVMQHVNSNYDIDLFKNLLKASAEAIGCENGDQSSLKVVSDHIRSCGFLIADGVLPSNEGRGYVLRRIIRRACRHGNKLGATGAFFYKIVAALVAEMGEAFPELKKQQSNIERVLKAEEEQFSKTLEHGLKILEQDLSELKGTVVPGDVVFKLYDTYGFPMDLTADIARERGLTVDEVGFEREMEAQRVRARSASSFALDYNTLVKVDVATEFTGYHSTSGSANVVAIYKEGQSVDVLNEGEEAVIVLNQTPFYAESGGQVGDCGFIQAGNSRFDVRDTTKTGGAFLHHGVLASGSLIVGAPVQTQVEADVRHATALNHSATHLLHAALRQVLGEHVQQKGSLVDSQRLRFDFSHFEAIKPEQIKALEDIVNAEIRKNTPVETEETDIDTAKKKGAMALFGEKYGDSVRVLSMGGDFSVELCGGIHANRTGDIGLLKITSEGGVASGVRRIEAVTGAAALAYLNAGEEQLKEAATLVKGSRDNLIDKLSAVLERNRLLEKQLEQLQAKAAAAAGDDLSGQALEVKGVKVLAVRLDGQDGKALLALVDQLKNKLGRAVILLGSVHEEKVVLVAGVTKDLTGQLKAGDLMKQAAAAVGGKGGGRPDMAQGGGVDAAALDAALALTVPFVEQGI